GCTCGTCGGCGAGCAAGCCCAGCTGCCGGACACCGCGGAGGCGATGGTCGGCCGGATCCGGCCGGTGGACAGCGTGTCCGCGGTCGGCCGGGTCGGCGATACCAACGTGTACCGCACCGACAAGATCCCCGAGGTGCAGACGAACGGCATCGGCGTGTACGCGGCCCGCCTCGATCTGCTCGACGCCCTGGCCGCCCGGGTACGCAGCGGCACCTGGCTGAACCGGGCGACCAGCGGTTATCCCGCGACCGTGCTGGGCGCGGCGGCGGCCGAGCGGCTCGGGATCGGGCGGGCCGGGACGGACACCCGGGTGCTGCTCGGCGGGGAGTGGTTCACGGTGGTCGGGATCCTCGAGCCCGCGGCGCTCGCTCCCGAGCTCGACACCGCGGCGCTCGTCGGCTGGCAGGTCGCCGAAGCAGAACTCGGGTTCGACGGTCACCCGACCACGATCTACACCCGCTCGCAGGACAGCCAGGTGCAGGTGGTCAGCGAGGTCCTGGGCGCGACGGCCAACCCGGCAGCGCCGAACGAGGTCGAGGTGTCGCGCCCGTCCGACGCCCTGACCGCGAAGCAGGCGGCCGGCGAAGCCTTCACCCGGCTGCTGCTCGGTCTGGGGGCGGTGGCGCTGCTGGTCGGCGGGATCGGTGTCGCGAACACCATGGTCATCTCCGTCCTGGAACGCCGCGGCGAGATCGGCCTGCGGCGCTCACTCGGAGCGACCAGGGGACACATCCGGACCCAGTTCCTGACCGAGTCCCTGCTGCTCGCGGCGCTCGGCGGCGTCGGCGGCGCAGCGCTGGGAGCGATCGGGACGACCGGGTACGCGCTGTTCCAAGACTGGACCCCGGTGATTCCGGCCTGGGCGGTGCTCGGCGGTGCTGCGGCGACCCTGGTGATCGGCGGTCTCGCCGGTCTCTACCCGGCCGTACGAGCGTCCCGGCTCTCGCCCACCGAGGCACTCGCCACCCCCTGAGCCAGGTACGGCGTCGCGTCGGGCCGCCGACGCGACGCCGGCCGCGCTCACACGAGCCCGGCGTGCCGTTCGAGGAATGCTTCGACGTCGTCGGCGTCCTCGATCGGCAGCGGGTACACGACCAGCCGGTCGACGCCCAGCTCGGCGTAGCGGCGCGCGTCGTCCCTGCTCACCGGCTGGAGCGGCTGAAAGCTGATCTCCAGCCGACCCAGCCGGGCCGGCCGCTCGACCTCCGCCGCCGCATTCTCCAGACCGACGAGGTGCCGCGCCAGGTCGTCCGGGCTGTCGCCGACCCCGAGCCACCCGTGTGCGCGGGTCACCGCTCGCCGGAACGCACCCGGGCTGTGTCCGCCGACCACGATCCGAGGGCCGTCCGGCTGCGTCGGCCGCGGATGAGCGTCGATGTTCGCGAACGACACGTGACGGCCCTGGTGGGCGGGCTGCTCCTGCGTCCACAGCGCCCGCATCGCGTCCAGGTAGTCGTCGGTTCGCGACCCACGCTCGGACATCGGGACGCCGAGCGCCGCCAGCTCCGGCTCCAGGTACCCGGCGCCCACTCCGAGCAGCAGGCGTCCTCCGGACAACACGTCCAGGCTCGCGACCTGCTTCGCCAGCACCAGCGGGTTGCGCTGGGGAAGGATCACGATCGCGGTGCCGAGCTCCATCCGTTCGGTCACCGCGGCGACGTAGGACAGGTGCACCAGCGGGTCCAGCACCGGATCGGCCGGATCCATCGGTGTCATCGCCGTCCGCGGACTGGGCAGCACGACGTGCTCCCCCGCCCACCACGAGGTGTATCCGAGTTCCTCGGCGCGCCGGGCCAGCCGGACGGTCACCGCCGGACCTATCGTCGCCTTCGCGTTCAGACCGGCAACCCCGAGTTCCATGGTTTCATCCTGTGGTGGCGCTCCGCTCCGCGTCCAAGACCGGTTCTTATAGCCTCTGGTTATGGATGTCCGCGTCCAAGACCTGAGATACTTCGTCGCGGTGGCCGAGGAGCTGAGCTTCACCCGCGCCGCCACCGAGCGGCTGTTCATCTCCCAGCCGGCGTTGAGCAAACAGATCCGTCAGCTGGAGCGCACCCTGCAGACCGCGCTCTTCGAGCGCACCCGGCGGTCGGTCGCACTGACCGCGGCGGGCGCGGCACTGCTGCCGCACGCCCGCCGCATCCTCCAGCAGTGGGACGACGCTCGGCGTGCCGTCGCCGGCGCGAACGACGCGGTCCTCACCGTGGGGTTCCAGACCCGGATCAGCCGTGGCCTGCTCCCTGCCGTCACCGTCGCGATGGAGCGGTTGCTGCCCGGCCGGCAGCTCCGGTTCCGGCAGATCTCCTGGGCGGATCCGACCACCGGGCTCGGTAGCGGCGAGGTCGACGTCGCGATCGCCTGGCTACCGGCGCCGGCGGGCTACGCGTCGAAGGTCGTGACCACCGAGGAACGCTGGGTGGCGCTGCCGACCGGGCATCCGCTCGCCGACCGGACGACGATCGGATTCGACGAACTCGTCGACGAGCCGTTCGTCGCGCTGCCGACGACCGCCGGTGCGCTCCGCGACTACTGGCTGGCCAGCGAGCACCGCGCGTCGCCCGCGCGGATCGCGGCGGTCGCGGAGACACCGGACGAATCGCTGGAGGCGGTCGCATCCGGGGTCGGCGTCGTCCTGCTCTCGGCCGGGAACGCCACGATCTACCAGCGGGACGACGTGGTGTGCCGGCCGGTGACCGGTCTGCCGCCCAGTGAGCTGGCGGTCGTCTGGCGCCCGGACGACGACCGGGAGATGGTCCGGGTGTTCGTCGACGCCTGCTGTCTGTGCGGTGCCGGCCCCGCGAGGCCGGTACGTTCAGCCGGAGGGTCGACGGGGAGGACACCGACGTGACGAGAGTCCGTATCGTTACCGCAGCTCACGAGGTGGAGGTCGAGGCCACGGACGCCGACCCCGACGAGTTGGCCAGCCTCGCGCTCTGGCTGCACGAGCAGACCCGGGACCCCAAGCTGAACCGCGCGTTCGGCGTCACCCACGCCGACACCCCGCT
Above is a genomic segment from Cryptosporangium minutisporangium containing:
- a CDS encoding ABC transporter permease, encoding MTRRPQPARLRPGDVVRVGLIGLRTRPLRAFLSALGIAIGIASMVAVVGISSSSRAELDRTLDTLGTNLLTASAGTTLVGEQAQLPDTAEAMVGRIRPVDSVSAVGRVGDTNVYRTDKIPEVQTNGIGVYAARLDLLDALAARVRSGTWLNRATSGYPATVLGAAAAERLGIGRAGTDTRVLLGGEWFTVVGILEPAALAPELDTAALVGWQVAEAELGFDGHPTTIYTRSQDSQVQVVSEVLGATANPAAPNEVEVSRPSDALTAKQAAGEAFTRLLLGLGAVALLVGGIGVANTMVISVLERRGEIGLRRSLGATRGHIRTQFLTESLLLAALGGVGGAALGAIGTTGYALFQDWTPVIPAWAVLGGAAATLVIGGLAGLYPAVRASRLSPTEALATP
- a CDS encoding LLM class F420-dependent oxidoreductase, with the translated sequence MELGVAGLNAKATIGPAVTVRLARRAEELGYTSWWAGEHVVLPSPRTAMTPMDPADPVLDPLVHLSYVAAVTERMELGTAIVILPQRNPLVLAKQVASLDVLSGGRLLLGVGAGYLEPELAALGVPMSERGSRTDDYLDAMRALWTQEQPAHQGRHVSFANIDAHPRPTQPDGPRIVVGGHSPGAFRRAVTRAHGWLGVGDSPDDLARHLVGLENAAAEVERPARLGRLEISFQPLQPVSRDDARRYAELGVDRLVVYPLPIEDADDVEAFLERHAGLV
- a CDS encoding LysR family transcriptional regulator, whose product is MDVRVQDLRYFVAVAEELSFTRAATERLFISQPALSKQIRQLERTLQTALFERTRRSVALTAAGAALLPHARRILQQWDDARRAVAGANDAVLTVGFQTRISRGLLPAVTVAMERLLPGRQLRFRQISWADPTTGLGSGEVDVAIAWLPAPAGYASKVVTTEERWVALPTGHPLADRTTIGFDELVDEPFVALPTTAGALRDYWLASEHRASPARIAAVAETPDESLEAVASGVGVVLLSAGNATIYQRDDVVCRPVTGLPPSELAVVWRPDDDREMVRVFVDACCLCGAGPARPVRSAGGSTGRTPT